The Rhodococcus sp. X156 genome window below encodes:
- a CDS encoding lysophospholipid acyltransferase family protein — MEPVYDSVITFARGMFAAQGLKFTVTGSENVPRVGGAVLVMNHVGYLDFTYAGLGARPAKRLVRFMAKQEVFEHPVAGPLMRGMHHIPVDRAAGAGSYHSAVEALRAGEIIGVFPEATISRSFELKGFKSGAARMAAEAGVPLLPMIIWGSQRVWTKGHPKRLGRTNTPIHIDIEPPVSAEGNPAAVTKQLHTQMSAQLEKVRAAYPEHPKGAFWVPASLGGGAPTLEDAEALDREETKAKVAARRAKMEELRKKGKLPPTIAPAPSSDA; from the coding sequence GTGGAACCTGTCTATGACTCGGTCATCACCTTCGCCCGCGGCATGTTCGCGGCCCAGGGCCTGAAGTTCACCGTCACCGGGTCGGAGAACGTCCCGCGCGTGGGCGGGGCCGTGCTGGTGATGAACCACGTCGGCTACCTCGACTTCACCTACGCCGGCCTGGGTGCTCGGCCGGCCAAGCGCCTGGTGCGGTTCATGGCCAAGCAGGAGGTCTTCGAGCACCCGGTGGCGGGGCCGCTGATGCGTGGGATGCACCACATCCCGGTCGACCGCGCAGCCGGGGCGGGGTCTTACCACTCAGCCGTGGAGGCGCTGCGGGCCGGCGAGATCATCGGCGTGTTCCCCGAGGCCACCATCAGTCGCAGCTTCGAGCTCAAGGGCTTCAAGTCCGGCGCGGCGCGGATGGCGGCCGAGGCCGGGGTCCCGCTGCTGCCGATGATCATCTGGGGGTCCCAGCGAGTGTGGACCAAGGGCCACCCCAAGCGGCTGGGCCGCACCAACACTCCCATCCACATCGACATCGAGCCGCCCGTCTCGGCCGAGGGAAACCCCGCTGCGGTGACCAAGCAGCTGCACACCCAGATGAGCGCGCAGCTGGAGAAGGTGCGCGCGGCCTACCCCGAGCACCCGAAGGGCGCCTTCTGGGTGCCGGCGTCGCTGGGTGGTGGCGCCCCCACGCTGGAGGACGCCGAGGCGCTCGACCGCGAGGAGACCAAGGCGAAGGTGGCGGCCCGGCGCGCCAAGATGGAGGAGCTGCGCAAGAAGGGCAAGCTGCCCCCGACCATCGCCCCCGCCCCGAGCTCCGACGCCTGA
- a CDS encoding class I SAM-dependent methyltransferase, with protein sequence MGLRDAARAKLQRALREVLDQQAQEQDGRQTERHEELGRELGLLRAEIAKLHTDVTALAADSARAETLADMRTELGVLHENLRQVEVRARRDLHYRAEVRAATESAAFALEHMPTVPTFPHPDETLRHAAGLVTGPGLALELGVGGGHTLRLMRELLPERRVVGFDVFTGLPEDWRTGFPAGAFAQDEPPEVPGAELVVGLFADTLPGFLADNDEPVAFLHLDADLYSATVTALELIGPRLREGSVVLFDEYFNYPGWQQGEHRAWMEHVQATGLSFRFDSYTYDHEQVVAVVTGQAPSAPEDASSAAASSTATSPE encoded by the coding sequence ATGGGCCTGCGGGACGCCGCACGAGCCAAGCTGCAGCGCGCGCTCCGGGAGGTCCTGGACCAGCAGGCGCAGGAGCAGGACGGGAGGCAGACCGAGCGGCACGAGGAGCTGGGCCGCGAGCTGGGCCTGCTGCGCGCGGAGATCGCCAAGCTGCACACCGACGTCACCGCGCTCGCCGCGGACAGCGCGCGGGCGGAGACGCTGGCCGACATGCGCACCGAGCTGGGGGTGCTGCACGAGAACCTCCGCCAGGTCGAGGTGCGCGCGCGGCGAGACCTGCACTACCGGGCGGAGGTGCGGGCCGCGACGGAGTCGGCGGCGTTCGCGCTGGAGCACATGCCCACCGTGCCGACGTTCCCGCACCCCGACGAGACGCTGCGCCACGCCGCCGGGCTGGTGACCGGACCTGGCCTCGCCCTGGAGCTCGGCGTCGGCGGTGGACACACCCTCCGGCTGATGCGCGAGCTGCTGCCCGAGCGCCGGGTGGTGGGGTTCGACGTGTTCACCGGCCTGCCCGAGGACTGGCGCACCGGCTTTCCCGCCGGCGCCTTCGCCCAGGACGAGCCACCGGAGGTACCCGGAGCCGAGCTGGTGGTGGGGCTGTTCGCCGACACCCTGCCCGGCTTCCTGGCCGACAACGACGAGCCGGTGGCCTTCCTGCACCTGGACGCCGACCTGTACTCCGCCACCGTCACGGCGCTGGAGCTGATCGGGCCGCGGCTGCGCGAGGGCTCGGTGGTGCTCTTCGACGAGTACTTCAACTACCCGGGCTGGCAGCAGGGCGAGCACCGCGCCTGGATGGAGCACGTGCAGGCCACCGGGCTGAGCTTCCGCTTCGACAGCTACACCTACGACCACGAGCAGGTGGTGGCGGTGGTGACCGGTCAGGCCCCCAGTGCGCCGGAGGATGCCAGCTCCGCCGCTGCCTCGAGCACGGCCACGTCGCCGGAGTAG